DNA sequence from the Deinococcus humi genome:
GGGGCTACCCAGAGCCGCCGCGAACGTGTGGCCGGATACGCGCGCAGCGGCTGGGTGCCCCTCTCGGAACTGGCAGATTTCAGTACTGTCCCCGAAAACCGCTGGACCTACGTCTACGCGCAGGGGCTGGGCCTCGTCGAGTTTCTGGCGGCGACGAAGGGGCAAGAGGCTCCCATGCAACTCGCGCTGGCCTTCGCCGACACCGGGGATGCTGATGGGGCAGCCCGTGCGCTGGGGTTTTCCTCGTTCGCGGACCTCGAAACGAAGACGCGGGCGTGGCTGGCCATGCGTTGAGCCTGACCCTGAACGCGGCGCAGGCTGCCGCAATCATTCGCCGACAGTTCCCGCTGCTGGCCGCCCGGTCCGTGCAGGGGCTGGGAGAGGGCAGCGACCACTGGGCCTTCGAGGTGGATGGGCAGTGGGTCTTCCGCTTCCCAAAACATGCTGGTGGAGGCGAGACGCTGCTGTCCGAGGCGCGGCTGCTGCGTTGGTTGGCCGCCCATCTGCCGCTGCCCGTGTCGGCGCCCCCCTTCATCGGCCAGCCGTCTCCACCGTTTTCCGAAGCTTTTACCGGGGCGGCGAAGCTAGAAGGGACGGCGGGGTTGCACTGCCCGACTCCCGATCTGGCAGGGGTCGGGCGTTCGCTGGGGCGCTTTCTCCGAATCCTGCACGCTCAGGACACAGCGGAGGCTCACAGGTTGGGCCTGGGGCTCGACTTCGATCCCACCTTCGCTGACTGGCAGGAAGACGCGCTGGCAGACGCCGCAGCCATCGCTGATGCGGGCCACCTTCCTAACGCAGAGGAGTGGCGCGGGGTGCTGGGCCGGCCCCCAGCTGCACCGCCCCAACGCTTCGTGGTGCTACATGCCGATCTGGCCGCAGAGCATGTGCTGCTGGGGGAACGCGGCGAGATCACCGGCATCCTCGACTGGGCCGACGCGGCACTGGGCGATCCGGCACGCGATCTGGCCGGGCTGATCGGCTGGGGCGGGCGGACCATGCTGGACGCGGCCCTCAGTGAATACGGAACGGCTGACGCTGGATGCATCCGCCGCGCCGTATGGTACGCCGCCTGCCGCGCGGTGGCCGATATCGCCTTTGGAATCGAGCGAGACAGGCCGGCGTACGTGCGGGCTGGACAGCGGGCGCTAACGCTGTTACAAACCGAATTCGCTGTCGAACTGGCCGTGGGCAGATGAAGACTTTGTCCTCCAGTTGTGGTGGACAATGGCCCCTCATTGCACTAAACTTTGAACCGAGTCTAAATATTTTCGCCCCTTCAGATTCACCGTTTCCCAGGAGGTTCCATGAAGATTCAGCAAGCTGCCGTGATCGGCGCGGGTGTGATGGGCGCTGCCATCGCCGCGCAACTCGCCAACGCGGGTATTCCCGTGATGCTCCTCGACATTGTGTTGCCCGACAATCCGGACCGCAACTTCCTGGCGAAACAGGGCGTTCAGCGGGCCCTAAAAGCCCGCCCCGCTGCCTTTATGGATAAATCCCGCGCCGCGCTGATCACCCCCGGCAACTTGGAAGATGACCTGGCGAAAATCAAGAACGCCGACTGGGTGCTGGAAGCCATCATCGAGAAGCTGGACGCCAAGCGCAGCCTGTGGGAGCGCGTCGAGAAAGTGGCCAAGAAGACCGCCATCATCTCCAGCAACTCCTCGGGCATTCCCATGCACCTGCAGATCGAGGGCCGGGGCGAGGCCTTCCAGCGCCGTTTCGTGGGGGCGCACTTCTTCAATCCGCCGCGTTACCTCCACCTGTTGGAAGTCATCCCCACCCCCAAGACCGATCCCCAGGTCGTGGAAACGTTCAGCGAATTTGCCGAGACCACGCTGGGCAAGGGTGTAGTGATCGCCAACGACGTCCCGGGCTTCGTCGCCAACCGCATCGGCGTCTACGGCATCATCCGCGCCATGCAGCACATGCAGCAGGCTGGACTGACCCCCGCGCAGGTGGATCAGCTGACCGGGCCGGTGCTGGGCCGCGCCAATTCGGCCACCTTCCGCACCGCCGACCTCTCGGGTCTGGACATCATCTACCACGTCGCGAATGACCTCGGCAAAGCCACCCCCGATGATGAGGATTTCAGCCTGACCGATTCCTTCCGCACCCTAGTGGAAGACAAGAAGTGGCTGGGCGACAAGACCGGCAGCGGCTTCTACAAGAAGACGAAGGACGAGAAGGGCAAGACCAAAATTCTGAACCTCAATCTCGATACCATGGAGTACGAGGACCAGGGCAAGGTCAAGGTGGCCGCCGTGGAAGCGGTGAAGAGCAAGCCACTGGCCGAGCGCGTCAGGAGCCTGTACACCGCCGAGGGCAAGGAGGGCGACTTCCTGCGCGGCGTGATGAACGACGGCTTCTGGTACGCCGCCAAGATGGCCGGGAACGTGTCCAACCGCCTGCAGGACATCGACAACGCCCTGAAATGGGGCTTCGGCTGGGAGCAGGGACCGTTCGAGACGATGGACACCCTGGGCGTGCAGACCGTGATCGCCAACTTGGAAGCCGAGGGCCGCACGCTGCCGCCGCTGCTGAAGGCCATGAAGGACAGCGGACGCGAGCAGTTCTATGCGGGCGACGAGACCGTGACCCCCGAAGGTCAGCCCACGAAGTACGAAGCGCCGTACTTCATCCTCACGGACCTCAAGAAAGACGCGTCCAGGGTGGTCAAGAAGCGCGGCGGGGCCAGCGTCGTCGATCTGGGCGACGGCGTGCTGCTCGTCGAATGGCACGCCAAGATGAACGCGCTGGGCGAGGATCAGCTGCGCGCCGTGCAGGACGGCCATAAGCTGGTGCAGGAGATGGGTTACGCCGGGCTGGTGCTGGGCAACCAGGGCGAGAACTTCAGCGCCGGGGCCAATCTGCCGATGATCCTCTCGCAGGCGCAAGCCGACGAGTGGGACGAGCTGGACGACTCGATCAAACAGTTCCAGCAGGTCACGACGTCCCTGCGCTTCAGCCCGCACCCCACGGTGGCGGCGCCCTTCGGCCTGGCCCTGGGCGGCGGCGCGGAGTTCACGCTGCACGCCGATCACGTCGTCGCCAGCGCCGAACTGTACATGGGTCTGGTGGAGGTTGGTGTGGGTCTGATCCCCGGTGGCGGCGGCACCAAGGAAATGCTGCTGCGCTACACCGATCAACTGCACCCCAGCCAGCAGGTGGGAATCACGCTGCTCCCCGCCGTGCAGCGCGCCTTTGAGCTGATCGGCACCGCAAAAACGTCCACCAGCGCCCTGGAGGCCCGCAACCTGGGGTTCCTGCGCGACACCGATACGGTCGCCATGAACAGGAACCACATCATCATGGAAGCCAAGCGGCAGGTGCTGGCGCTGGCCCCCGGTTACGTGCAGCCCACGCCCCGTCAGGACATCCCCGTGATGGGTGACGCCGCCATGGCTGCCCTGAAGAGCGCGCTGTACGGCATGCACCAGGGCGGCTACATCACCGACTACGATCTGGTAGTCAGCAAGGAGCTGGGCCGGGTGCTCAGCGGCGGCACGGGCAACAACCGCACTGCCAAGGTCAGCGAGCAGCACCTGCTGGATCTGGAGCGCGAGGCCTTCCTGACCCTGCTGGGCAAGAAGGGCACGCAGCAGCGCATCGACCACATGCTCAAGACCGGTAAGCCGCTCAGGAACTGAGTTTCCTACCCCTCTGCCGTTGTAGAGGCCCCCGATTTCCCTCTCGTCCACTCGCAGGAGAATGTTTCATGTCGATCCTCACCCGAATCCGCCAGATCGACCGCCGCCGCGCCCTGGCCGGGATGGTCCTGAGCTATGCGCTGGCAGTGGTGGGCGGGGCGTTCCTGGGCGCGGAGATCACGCTGCGTTCCAAGACTCGGCGGGTGAAGGGCGAATTCGTGCCGGTGGGGCGGCGGGGGAACTCCGTGTATCTGCCTGCGTCGCCGGAAACCCTCTCGCGGGGCGTGGTGGGCATTGTGCCCCTGTTGCCCAACCAGGGCCACGCCCTCCTGGGGCCGCACAAACTGGTGGGGACACTGGTCAAGCGCGAGATTCTGGAAGAGCGGGGCGTGCTGCCCAACGGTTCGCTGGCCTGGGTGTCAACGTTTGTCTACAACGGCACGCCGGAGCAACTGGGCGTGGATTACGAGGTCACCTCCGTCAACACGGAAGTCGGAGACATGCCCGCATGGCACATCCCCAGCGTTTCCGGTGGCAAGGACGCCATCGCCATCGTCATTCACGGGCACGGCGGGCAGCGGGCGCAGGCGCTGCGGATGCTTCCGGCGTTGCGGCGTTCGGGGGTGGCCTCGCTGTTCGTGACCTTCCGCAACGCGCACGGCGCGCCCCGTGTGGGCCAGGGCTACCTAAGCCTAGGCGACAAGGAGGCCGAGGACGTGATCGCCGCGCTGGACTGGGCCAAAGATGCTGGGTACAG
Encoded proteins:
- a CDS encoding phosphotransferase gives rise to the protein MAGHALSLTLNAAQAAAIIRRQFPLLAARSVQGLGEGSDHWAFEVDGQWVFRFPKHAGGGETLLSEARLLRWLAAHLPLPVSAPPFIGQPSPPFSEAFTGAAKLEGTAGLHCPTPDLAGVGRSLGRFLRILHAQDTAEAHRLGLGLDFDPTFADWQEDALADAAAIADAGHLPNAEEWRGVLGRPPAAPPQRFVVLHADLAAEHVLLGERGEITGILDWADAALGDPARDLAGLIGWGGRTMLDAALSEYGTADAGCIRRAVWYAACRAVADIAFGIERDRPAYVRAGQRALTLLQTEFAVELAVGR
- a CDS encoding 3-hydroxyacyl-CoA dehydrogenase/enoyl-CoA hydratase family protein, with product MKIQQAAVIGAGVMGAAIAAQLANAGIPVMLLDIVLPDNPDRNFLAKQGVQRALKARPAAFMDKSRAALITPGNLEDDLAKIKNADWVLEAIIEKLDAKRSLWERVEKVAKKTAIISSNSSGIPMHLQIEGRGEAFQRRFVGAHFFNPPRYLHLLEVIPTPKTDPQVVETFSEFAETTLGKGVVIANDVPGFVANRIGVYGIIRAMQHMQQAGLTPAQVDQLTGPVLGRANSATFRTADLSGLDIIYHVANDLGKATPDDEDFSLTDSFRTLVEDKKWLGDKTGSGFYKKTKDEKGKTKILNLNLDTMEYEDQGKVKVAAVEAVKSKPLAERVRSLYTAEGKEGDFLRGVMNDGFWYAAKMAGNVSNRLQDIDNALKWGFGWEQGPFETMDTLGVQTVIANLEAEGRTLPPLLKAMKDSGREQFYAGDETVTPEGQPTKYEAPYFILTDLKKDASRVVKKRGGASVVDLGDGVLLVEWHAKMNALGEDQLRAVQDGHKLVQEMGYAGLVLGNQGENFSAGANLPMILSQAQADEWDELDDSIKQFQQVTTSLRFSPHPTVAAPFGLALGGGAEFTLHADHVVASAELYMGLVEVGVGLIPGGGGTKEMLLRYTDQLHPSQQVGITLLPAVQRAFELIGTAKTSTSALEARNLGFLRDTDTVAMNRNHIIMEAKRQVLALAPGYVQPTPRQDIPVMGDAAMAALKSALYGMHQGGYITDYDLVVSKELGRVLSGGTGNNRTAKVSEQHLLDLEREAFLTLLGKKGTQQRIDHMLKTGKPLRN
- a CDS encoding alpha/beta hydrolase family protein, coding for MSILTRIRQIDRRRALAGMVLSYALAVVGGAFLGAEITLRSKTRRVKGEFVPVGRRGNSVYLPASPETLSRGVVGIVPLLPNQGHALLGPHKLVGTLVKREILEERGVLPNGSLAWVSTFVYNGTPEQLGVDYEVTSVNTEVGDMPAWHIPSVSGGKDAIAIVIHGHGGQRAQALRMLPALRRSGVASLFVTFRNAHGAPRVGQGYLSLGDKEAEDVIAALDWAKDAGYSRAMLYGFSMGGNVALSALRPRHQPYPIPVTGVALDCPALDWRDTIRSNGQRYGIPGFMARHIGNFVQYLVTRRSGQDFDVVDQLAAASRFNLPILLWHGTRDATIPIRQSDTLAALRPDLVEYHRVEGAKHIRCWNIDPAGYDAALEGFVARVMGDNEL